One window of the Coleofasciculus sp. FACHB-1120 genome contains the following:
- a CDS encoding mechanosensitive ion channel family protein, whose translation MKTLFHRCTWQQGSQRLQIFIVITSIFLITIPSGLAQETTSPKPSPVRISTEEQYFADVVVRGRPVFQVGSLSGITAQERSQIINRRIASILLQSEALGSVTVKPDDPRKIATLQLNNRVLMTVTQQDARDFGASVEVLGEKWANQLNQAFKKPPLAIDVGQRLYIPVRDMVQDAIRSLPSILGALVVVGITWVGARGVRYIALKWAQKETEGDRSTEILMGRVGYGGVCVIGSVVALGVLGLDIGALLGALGLTSVAIGFALKEVFSNYISGMILLAARPFRLGDQVTIKEFEGTVTQIQLRATTLNTYDGRKVYIPNQEVFLASIINNTAFKHRRSSVTVGIAYGANISTAKQVITDAVLKVKGVQSKPVPEVLVRELDSGKVNLEIRFWVDSRRLEFLETTSKANEAIKEALHKAEIEIPTEIYTLLVRKSQTEVDVYPNDWDSQKRLPNGK comes from the coding sequence ATGAAAACCCTTTTTCATCGTTGTACTTGGCAGCAAGGCTCACAGCGGCTTCAGATTTTTATAGTCATCACTAGCATTTTCTTGATTACCATTCCATCTGGACTTGCCCAGGAGACTACCTCGCCAAAACCTTCACCCGTAAGGATTTCAACAGAAGAACAATATTTTGCTGATGTTGTTGTCAGAGGACGTCCAGTTTTTCAAGTAGGTAGTTTATCGGGAATCACTGCCCAAGAGCGATCGCAAATTATCAATCGACGGATTGCCAGCATATTGTTGCAATCGGAAGCTTTGGGGTCAGTCACCGTTAAACCGGACGATCCACGGAAGATAGCCACCTTACAACTCAATAACCGTGTCTTAATGACCGTTACTCAACAGGACGCCCGCGACTTTGGGGCGTCTGTAGAGGTACTTGGCGAGAAATGGGCGAATCAATTAAATCAAGCTTTCAAAAAACCGCCCCTAGCGATTGATGTCGGACAGCGACTTTATATTCCTGTACGCGATATGGTGCAGGACGCCATCCGCAGCTTGCCCTCAATTTTAGGAGCGTTGGTCGTCGTTGGCATCACCTGGGTAGGCGCTAGAGGCGTGCGTTACATTGCCTTGAAATGGGCGCAGAAAGAGACAGAAGGCGATCGCAGCACTGAAATTCTAATGGGGCGAGTGGGATACGGCGGAGTCTGCGTAATTGGCTCAGTCGTCGCTCTAGGTGTCTTGGGGCTTGACATTGGGGCCTTACTGGGGGCGTTGGGACTCACTAGCGTCGCGATTGGTTTCGCCCTCAAAGAAGTTTTCAGTAACTACATTTCTGGGATGATTTTACTTGCCGCCCGACCTTTTCGGTTAGGCGATCAAGTGACGATCAAGGAATTTGAGGGAACCGTTACCCAAATCCAACTGCGGGCAACTACTCTAAATACCTATGATGGGCGGAAGGTGTACATCCCGAATCAAGAAGTTTTCCTCGCCAGCATTATTAATAACACCGCTTTCAAGCATCGCCGCAGTTCGGTTACGGTTGGCATTGCCTATGGTGCCAATATTTCTACAGCTAAACAAGTGATTACTGATGCGGTTCTTAAAGTCAAAGGCGTGCAGTCAAAACCAGTACCAGAAGTCCTTGTTCGGGAACTGGATTCTGGAAAGGTGAATTTGGAAATCCGCTTTTGGGTGGATTCTCGGCGTCTGGAGTTTTTAGAAACCACTTCTAAAGCAAATGAGGCGATTAAAGAAGCCTTGCACAAAGCAGAGATTGAAATACCTACCGAAATTTATACATTGCTGGTACGCAAATCGCAGACTGAGGTTGATGTCTATCCTAACGACTGGGATTCCCAGAAGCGGCTTCCGAATGGCAAGTAA
- a CDS encoding DUF3153 domain-containing protein: MKLAVLSRSVRDAFGKVLPKMRVLWAMLLAVVLLSGCVQYDAGVRFENPNRGEIVQHIKLGEQLTALSSDQAQEWLDSLQRRARQLQGKTKRISNQEVVVTIPFATGAELEEKFNQFFNPPAKKGFQAATDTDLPNINSHLTLRQGNFLFWIRNRLSYDLDLRSLGVLSTNGNVIVSPGSLFDLDFSLRTPWGARSVEKAENAINPVVSEKGHLLVWTLKPGEVNHLEAVFWLPSPLGIGTLAIILLVVAGFYLKYNRGKGSGISSAPPSVPQVQ; encoded by the coding sequence GTGAAGTTAGCTGTTTTGAGTCGGAGTGTGAGGGATGCTTTCGGTAAAGTGTTGCCGAAAATGCGGGTTCTCTGGGCGATGCTGTTAGCGGTCGTATTGCTGTCGGGCTGCGTTCAGTATGATGCTGGGGTGAGGTTCGAGAATCCGAACCGTGGTGAGATTGTCCAGCATATCAAGTTGGGTGAACAGCTGACGGCATTAAGCAGCGATCAGGCACAGGAATGGTTAGATAGCCTTCAGCGTCGGGCGCGACAATTGCAAGGGAAAACGAAGCGCATCTCAAACCAGGAAGTTGTGGTGACAATTCCGTTCGCTACCGGCGCGGAACTGGAGGAGAAGTTTAACCAGTTTTTTAATCCTCCTGCAAAGAAAGGTTTTCAGGCGGCGACAGATACAGATTTACCAAATATTAATTCCCACCTGACTCTGAGACAGGGGAATTTCCTGTTCTGGATACGGAATCGCTTAAGCTACGATTTGGATTTGCGATCGCTCGGCGTTCTTTCTACTAACGGTAACGTTATCGTTAGTCCCGGTTCGCTGTTCGATTTGGACTTTAGCTTGAGAACCCCTTGGGGCGCGCGGAGTGTTGAGAAGGCGGAGAATGCTATAAACCCGGTTGTCTCGGAGAAAGGACATCTGTTAGTTTGGACGCTCAAACCCGGTGAGGTGAACCATCTTGAGGCGGTATTCTGGCTTCCCAGTCCCCTCGGTATTGGTACCCTCGCGATTATCTTGTTAGTAGTCGCAGGGTTTTATTTGAAATACAACCGAGGTAAGGGAAGCGGTATTAGTTCTGCACCCCCATCCGTGCCACAAGTACAGTAG
- a CDS encoding metallopeptidase TldD-related protein: MTDGTLEQILKLAKGRTDSAEVYYLSSQDTPVEFENNRLKSLQTKALQGVALRVRHEGRLGFASSSDLTRLEDLVDAAVQTSEIGDKAEFEFAAAVQVTEPEKTYTPPTTQELVEVGDRLISQIHDYNPDILVDVGFHVRANNVKIATSEDVYASRTSQVVSASLSGNLVRGEDFLQVYSSDIAREGVPDFNRLLEDLLRKYALAEQPATIKSGSFPVLFNPRAAASAIGRLFKTVLSGQSVVQKASPLVGKLGETLFDERLNLFEDPSIGPSACAFDDEGTPTRRKVFIDNGTVKEFYWDRRWAARAGCESTGNGFRGGLSRPNPELVNLCFAPGKTSTADLIASMDEGVIVDQVLGAGQSNQMAGEFSVNLDLGYKVEKGQIVGRVKNTMVAGSIFEAFKNLVDLGDKPEWVGGGSFLPCLLFQQLGVAARQG, encoded by the coding sequence GTGACTGATGGGACGCTGGAGCAGATTCTGAAATTGGCGAAGGGACGAACCGACTCCGCTGAGGTTTACTATCTATCAAGCCAAGACACACCAGTTGAGTTTGAAAATAATCGCTTAAAATCCCTGCAAACCAAAGCGCTGCAAGGAGTTGCGCTGCGGGTGCGACATGAGGGGAGGCTGGGTTTTGCCAGTTCTAGTGACTTGACGCGGTTGGAAGATTTGGTGGATGCTGCCGTACAAACTTCAGAAATTGGCGACAAAGCTGAGTTTGAATTTGCTGCGGCTGTACAGGTGACGGAACCCGAAAAAACATATACGCCACCAACAACTCAGGAATTAGTGGAAGTGGGCGATCGCTTAATTTCCCAAATCCACGACTATAACCCCGATATTCTGGTAGATGTGGGATTTCACGTCCGGGCAAATAACGTAAAGATTGCAACCAGTGAGGATGTCTACGCCTCGCGCACCAGCCAGGTTGTCAGTGCCAGCCTTTCGGGGAATTTGGTACGGGGTGAAGATTTTCTTCAGGTTTATAGCTCTGATATTGCCCGTGAAGGCGTCCCAGATTTTAACCGTCTCCTGGAAGATTTGTTACGAAAATACGCTCTAGCAGAGCAGCCAGCGACCATCAAGAGCGGATCTTTCCCCGTTCTCTTTAATCCTAGAGCCGCCGCTAGTGCCATCGGACGCTTATTTAAGACAGTTCTCTCCGGTCAAAGTGTCGTCCAAAAAGCCTCTCCTCTCGTCGGGAAACTGGGCGAAACCCTATTTGACGAACGCTTAAATTTATTTGAAGACCCCAGCATCGGACCATCTGCCTGTGCTTTTGACGATGAAGGGACGCCTACCCGTCGCAAAGTGTTTATCGACAATGGCACAGTCAAAGAATTCTACTGGGATCGGCGCTGGGCAGCCAGGGCTGGCTGTGAGTCTACAGGAAACGGCTTTCGGGGTGGTTTGTCTCGTCCTAACCCGGAGTTGGTAAATCTCTGCTTTGCGCCTGGGAAGACATCGACAGCGGATTTAATTGCCAGCATGGATGAGGGGGTGATTGTGGATCAGGTTCTCGGTGCTGGACAGTCGAATCAAATGGCTGGAGAGTTTTCTGTCAATCTGGATTTAGGCTACAAGGTAGAAAAAGGTCAGATTGTCGGTCGAGTCAAGAATACGATGGTGGCTGGTAGTATTTTTGAGGCGTTTAAAAATCTGGTGGATTTGGGCGATAAGCCGGAATGGGTAGGCGGGGGTAGTTTCTTGCCGTGTTTGTTGTTCCAGCAGTTGGGTGTAGCGGCGAGACAAGGGTAA